From Rubricoccus marinus, a single genomic window includes:
- a CDS encoding response regulator transcription factor, whose product MPRPLRLDIVTDDTTQDWSSRWHPDAVARVSSFPETLAASGAWAVRLPTDLALIEWDVLRAPLFGAVCHAYRESGVPAVAMCADRDDALAAIVAGADRALLAPYPWREVQAGLIAYRRLTEAREGPKDHGILTVGRLAIDTRRARATVDGTVVTLTPRLFDLLTFLARREGEVVGREALLSGVWGLDFDPQTNAVDVYVHYLRRALRTVGLSEAVVTVRGRGYLFETL is encoded by the coding sequence ATGCCGCGTCCCCTCCGCCTGGACATCGTCACCGATGACACGACGCAGGACTGGTCGTCGCGTTGGCATCCAGATGCAGTGGCGCGGGTGTCGTCGTTCCCGGAAACGCTGGCTGCGTCTGGAGCGTGGGCGGTGCGCTTGCCGACGGACCTCGCCCTCATCGAGTGGGACGTACTCCGCGCGCCGCTTTTCGGTGCGGTGTGTCATGCCTACCGTGAGTCGGGGGTGCCCGCCGTTGCTATGTGCGCGGACCGGGACGACGCTCTGGCTGCGATCGTCGCGGGAGCCGACCGCGCGCTCCTGGCGCCGTATCCGTGGCGAGAGGTCCAGGCAGGACTGATCGCCTACCGTCGGCTCACGGAGGCCCGCGAGGGTCCGAAAGACCACGGGATCCTGACGGTTGGCCGGCTGGCTATCGACACCCGGCGGGCGCGGGCGACCGTGGATGGTACCGTGGTGACGCTAACACCGCGGCTCTTTGACCTCCTCACGTTTCTCGCCCGTCGGGAGGGCGAGGTGGTGGGGCGAGAAGCGCTGCTTTCTGGCGTTTGGGGGCTGGATTTTGACCCTCAGACGAACGCTGTAGACGTGTACGTGCATTACTTACGGCGTGCGCTTCGGACGGTGGGGTTGAGCGAGGCGGTCGTAACAGTCCGAGGGCGTGGGTACCTGTTCGAGACGCTCTAG
- a CDS encoding RHS repeat domain-containing protein: protein MTLPLPRTFGRTAALTLLSLLACGSPSAQAVLNQYGSQPEVTHPVGPDAAGVSAKGDLNLSIPVLTVPGRGIDVPIVLQYNSSVSTQSRATWVGLGWSYDPGSLTREVKGGAYLSGSYRGVDVQDASTYYHTNPADTRSSGFNGGGLSGSGFTPDTTGGGTTAQTAPCEFVECPPSGGGDPPPSGPPPPLQPRPDGPGLTIGYPLWAPDTYHLSLPGGGGGTVVQANGRNTQGNFLTPCPIDKGKCLPAVDPLNFFTLERHPWRIHAYGAASVTAGSGSPSESGGTTLGGSYSTSRIPYGSTGTTKPDFYRFVVTTEDGTRHVYEAPTLSSFNGLESTPTGAVPMSQYHVDSWRLIASLGPTYTQPIPERGVVPYSGSGQYASGAVWPADDDPGAWVRYEYSDVASKHVIRYVNAEGGAQVTWDELRQRRVLSKIVTPTHTATFTAGVDYTQDPFGTPTLTSITLTSRLGGAAQTVQTVHLESDGKMGPRSGGMRRLDRVRTEGHTASATTNAGTYVFSYHNGSVMTDGSGAIYNPPIGSGPIDQFGYYREGIPNSYSSTGLPPWTWALSQVQYPTGASETFEYESDRITNAVSFGYGEQVRNSVNGTYTFSGASRVYSLSGAAAYNQGGSRLLSRTASDGLGTSHIRTYTYGAGNLSGIPSLYWRTATQVSAQLYPGDFGEAAVYYETVTVTHADGSKSTTSYTSPTSGHDGLVRPQYAVQTYDNLYRAILSSPEAWSWGLPYHTDEAKGDGKPLRSSHTYLQYVINRGLDTSTSHSFAPVDVFPALLASDGSEIKPRIRANWVEVRSASTSSKEYDDRGGYSTTTTLSVNTYDDVTGLVRSAYSQINGGGGQTLSHKQETVWAWELYRKGGAYARMLDRNLLTTPALQTMKGSGMDASAAVTTFSQFRPSSEDTEMTLADASSPCSAQTAIECVYLPHRAFAYRGADSDITGGAGTTDDDFGAWLRDQTPTADWIRTSTTDAYNVDGSPTRTTDATGLVVDLFYGSSGTGSAPTNSLQFSNATSAHKRSRLTGVRTTADGVTLQRAIDYDSRNGLVSRLWDANNRKTSFAYDGIGRLTTATNDANQTVAAYAYSLLTGSTPNRVITTSYGTPTRKSYAYFDGWGRQVQAQSQESGTTYLVTGTEYDLHSRPVVAYPAARVASNGAYQTTPNLQAAVRTAYASGAGSTPWTRTTFEDAPSGRPIRIDNPSGTGTAATSITLRYALAGLADTSPDTPAVGTAPPPGFASSPAPGGLDDAMMAQGDEPLDPDGGTDTSNLEDGPGAIPRYRRVTTIDETGLYSQVYVDGADQPFLQRSPRALNDPAPLMETRTTYDGAGRVLTTTTPEGRVSAYQYNRLGQLTRSVTPDLDGDGTGGPTNETLAGTPDVEVVYDDAGRPRFTVDPVRRGTSKLLYTTYDAFGRVKAEGVASSTGSVLTDPTKINSSTWPGTAGTERTEYEYDTATPSKSTGGLAVTNPLGRLVQVAFNSASASAPNDGYYQYSYDNFGNVTGYNAYLEGLGIKRATYAYDRLGTLLTTAYQHGVTADRQYFGATYDALGRAVSSWGNETTSSPTSGVPYPIASATFDAAGRATQTVTLGTVTNTLTYDVRSRLTGITATRGGATVFSESVGYALNSRITDATFFQPLLPTGQPLAHKYAYTYDATGRLTGADYFSGTSPGSLQNTTTHDLQGVSYDRDGNIKTLQRQRSGLENYTYNYTAGSGRLNTVTGSGPAGGIFFYDRNGAMTGAEVGQDIASYSMGRNGLPFQVTNDVGTTRYLYDGVGQRVYASASGGRYTVRGAHGEDLAEYTGAGALVSHSLGGGRREASGARVAYVTDHLGSVRLAVDTVGQTRAVTDYYPFGLQMPGRVYVQGTPTREDFTGHELDQETNLHYAGARYYSAALGRFTSTDPHAASYPGWSPYHYAANNPVSVIDPAGTDWVCATDDEGECTSYEWRDGVGSQEDLGGSWEETGYSYIGTSGTYTTFGGISVSLITVYGVNGDHVAGDWHYTGSGTKMLAVAPLSERYAGQSGAVEEVTLDLILLAGAMRSAYTLGTAATRGIYARMTASNTSNSTLIQTTFVGRATPSPTGYVPNSTYIRTVGDEANWVRNKYFYNQNGNQIGRVDFGQRADPAAFHRFPAGEPFRGMHNSIPESALKDLRIFDLPPGLARRPSRF from the coding sequence ATGACGCTCCCGCTGCCTCGCACCTTCGGCCGCACCGCCGCGCTCACCCTCTTGTCCCTACTCGCGTGTGGAAGCCCCAGTGCGCAGGCGGTGCTCAACCAGTATGGCAGCCAGCCCGAAGTGACGCACCCCGTCGGTCCGGACGCGGCCGGCGTCTCTGCCAAGGGGGACCTCAACCTCTCTATCCCGGTGCTGACGGTCCCAGGTCGAGGAATCGACGTGCCGATTGTCCTCCAATACAACTCCTCCGTGTCCACCCAATCCCGCGCGACGTGGGTCGGGCTCGGATGGAGCTACGACCCCGGCTCCCTCACGCGAGAGGTGAAAGGTGGAGCGTACCTCAGCGGGTCCTATAGGGGTGTAGACGTTCAAGACGCTTCGACCTACTACCACACCAATCCCGCCGACACCCGCTCGAGCGGATTTAATGGAGGCGGGTTAAGTGGGAGCGGGTTCACACCAGACACGACCGGCGGCGGTACAACGGCGCAGACCGCCCCGTGTGAGTTCGTAGAGTGCCCACCCTCTGGCGGTGGGGACCCCCCACCGTCTGGCCCGCCACCACCGCTGCAGCCTCGCCCCGACGGACCTGGACTCACGATCGGGTACCCCCTATGGGCCCCCGACACGTATCACCTGTCGCTCCCCGGCGGCGGCGGCGGCACGGTCGTGCAGGCGAACGGGCGCAACACTCAGGGCAACTTCCTAACGCCCTGCCCCATCGACAAGGGGAAGTGCCTCCCCGCAGTCGACCCGCTCAACTTCTTCACGCTTGAGCGCCACCCATGGAGGATCCACGCTTACGGTGCCGCCTCCGTGACGGCCGGGTCCGGCTCGCCATCGGAATCCGGCGGCACGACGCTCGGAGGCTCGTATTCCACCAGTCGGATCCCATACGGCTCTACCGGGACGACCAAGCCCGACTTCTACCGCTTCGTCGTCACCACGGAGGACGGGACCCGGCATGTGTACGAGGCCCCCACACTATCGTCGTTCAACGGCCTGGAGTCGACCCCCACCGGAGCCGTTCCCATGAGCCAGTACCACGTGGACTCGTGGCGGCTGATCGCCAGCCTCGGTCCCACCTACACCCAACCCATTCCTGAGCGCGGCGTGGTGCCCTACTCCGGCTCTGGGCAGTACGCCTCTGGCGCCGTCTGGCCTGCCGACGACGACCCCGGCGCCTGGGTCCGGTACGAGTACTCCGACGTCGCGTCCAAGCACGTCATCCGTTACGTCAACGCCGAGGGGGGGGCACAAGTGACCTGGGACGAGCTCCGGCAGCGACGCGTCCTGTCGAAGATCGTGACGCCTACCCACACGGCCACCTTCACCGCGGGCGTCGACTACACCCAGGACCCCTTCGGTACCCCCACGCTCACGTCTATCACGCTTACGAGCCGGCTCGGCGGAGCCGCCCAAACCGTCCAGACGGTGCACCTCGAGAGCGACGGTAAAATGGGACCGCGTTCGGGAGGCATGCGCCGTCTCGATCGCGTCCGGACGGAGGGCCACACGGCGTCGGCGACGACCAACGCCGGCACCTACGTGTTTTCCTACCACAACGGGTCGGTCATGACCGACGGATCGGGAGCCATCTACAACCCCCCGATCGGGAGCGGACCCATCGACCAGTTCGGGTACTACCGAGAAGGGATCCCGAACTCGTACTCGTCCACCGGTCTCCCCCCCTGGACGTGGGCCCTTTCTCAGGTGCAATACCCTACGGGCGCTTCAGAGACGTTCGAGTACGAGTCCGATCGCATAACGAACGCGGTCAGCTTTGGGTACGGGGAACAGGTCCGGAACTCCGTCAACGGCACGTACACCTTCAGCGGCGCGTCGCGCGTGTACAGCCTCAGCGGGGCTGCTGCCTACAACCAAGGAGGCAGCCGGCTCCTCTCGAGGACCGCGTCGGACGGCCTCGGTACGAGCCACATCAGGACGTACACGTACGGCGCCGGAAACCTCTCTGGGATCCCCTCCCTCTATTGGCGAACGGCCACCCAGGTCAGCGCGCAGCTCTACCCTGGCGACTTCGGGGAGGCGGCCGTCTACTACGAGACGGTCACGGTCACCCACGCCGACGGTAGCAAATCCACCACCTCGTATACCTCCCCGACGAGCGGTCACGACGGCCTCGTGAGGCCTCAATACGCGGTCCAGACGTACGACAACCTCTACCGGGCCATCCTATCCAGCCCTGAGGCGTGGTCGTGGGGCCTTCCGTACCACACCGATGAGGCGAAGGGGGACGGGAAGCCGCTCCGCTCCTCCCATACGTACCTCCAATACGTCATAAACCGTGGCCTGGATACCAGCACCAGCCACTCCTTCGCTCCTGTCGACGTCTTCCCTGCCCTCCTGGCGTCCGATGGCAGCGAGATCAAGCCACGCATTCGCGCCAACTGGGTCGAGGTCCGTAGCGCAAGCACGTCGAGCAAGGAGTACGACGACCGCGGAGGATACTCTACGACCACGACGCTCTCGGTCAACACCTACGACGACGTCACGGGGCTCGTGCGGTCCGCCTACTCCCAAATCAACGGGGGAGGCGGACAAACCCTGTCGCACAAACAGGAGACGGTTTGGGCTTGGGAGTTGTACCGCAAGGGCGGGGCCTACGCGCGCATGCTCGATCGCAACCTCCTCACGACTCCCGCCCTCCAAACCATGAAGGGCTCCGGGATGGACGCGTCTGCGGCGGTGACGACGTTCTCGCAGTTCCGGCCGTCCTCCGAGGACACCGAGATGACCCTCGCCGACGCCTCGAGTCCGTGCTCTGCACAGACGGCCATCGAGTGCGTGTACCTCCCCCACCGCGCGTTTGCCTACCGCGGCGCTGACTCTGATATCACCGGAGGCGCCGGCACGACCGACGACGACTTCGGGGCCTGGCTACGGGATCAGACCCCTACGGCAGACTGGATCCGCACCTCGACCACGGACGCCTACAACGTAGACGGAAGCCCGACCCGGACGACGGACGCCACGGGCCTCGTCGTCGACCTCTTCTACGGCTCGTCGGGCACCGGATCTGCACCCACGAACTCCCTTCAGTTCTCCAACGCTACGAGCGCCCACAAACGCTCTCGGCTCACCGGCGTCCGCACCACCGCCGATGGCGTCACCCTCCAGCGCGCCATCGACTACGACTCGCGGAACGGGCTGGTCTCCCGCCTCTGGGACGCCAACAACCGAAAGACATCGTTCGCCTACGACGGCATCGGCCGCCTCACGACCGCCACCAACGACGCCAACCAGACCGTCGCGGCGTACGCCTACTCTCTCCTGACGGGCAGTACCCCGAACCGCGTCATCACCACCTCATATGGGACGCCGACGCGGAAGTCGTACGCCTACTTCGACGGATGGGGGCGCCAGGTCCAGGCGCAGTCGCAGGAATCCGGTACCACCTACCTCGTCACCGGAACCGAGTACGACCTCCACAGCCGACCCGTCGTCGCGTACCCCGCCGCTCGAGTGGCCTCGAACGGCGCCTACCAGACCACTCCCAACCTCCAGGCCGCCGTCCGGACCGCGTACGCCTCTGGCGCGGGGTCTACCCCCTGGACGCGCACGACCTTCGAGGACGCCCCCAGCGGGCGCCCCATCCGCATCGACAACCCCTCCGGTACCGGCACCGCGGCCACCTCCATCACCCTCCGCTACGCGCTCGCAGGGCTCGCCGACACCAGCCCCGACACGCCTGCGGTAGGCACCGCCCCCCCCCCAGGGTTCGCCAGCAGCCCGGCCCCCGGTGGCCTCGATGACGCCATGATGGCTCAAGGAGACGAACCGCTAGACCCCGACGGCGGGACCGACACCTCGAACCTCGAGGACGGCCCCGGAGCCATCCCCCGCTACCGACGCGTCACGACCATCGACGAGACGGGCCTCTACTCACAGGTGTACGTCGACGGGGCCGACCAGCCGTTCCTGCAGCGCAGCCCCAGGGCGCTCAACGACCCGGCGCCGCTGATGGAAACCCGCACCACCTACGACGGCGCGGGCCGCGTCCTCACGACGACAACCCCCGAAGGGCGCGTGTCGGCCTACCAGTACAACCGCCTCGGACAACTCACGCGGTCGGTTACGCCCGACCTCGACGGCGACGGCACGGGCGGCCCCACCAACGAGACGCTCGCCGGCACACCCGACGTGGAGGTCGTCTATGACGACGCTGGACGCCCCCGTTTCACCGTCGACCCCGTCCGCCGAGGCACGTCCAAGCTCCTCTACACCACCTACGACGCCTTCGGACGCGTCAAAGCCGAGGGCGTCGCTTCCTCCACCGGCTCGGTGCTCACCGATCCCACCAAGATCAACAGCTCCACATGGCCCGGGACCGCAGGGACGGAGCGGACGGAGTACGAATACGACACCGCCACGCCGTCGAAGTCCACCGGCGGGCTCGCCGTCACCAACCCCCTCGGGCGGCTCGTCCAGGTCGCCTTCAACAGCGCCTCGGCGTCGGCGCCCAACGACGGCTATTACCAGTACAGCTACGACAACTTCGGCAACGTCACCGGCTACAACGCCTACCTTGAAGGGCTCGGCATCAAGCGCGCCACCTACGCCTACGACCGGCTCGGCACCCTCCTCACGACCGCCTACCAGCACGGCGTGACCGCGGACCGGCAGTACTTCGGCGCCACCTACGACGCCCTCGGACGCGCCGTCTCCTCTTGGGGCAACGAGACGACGAGCAGCCCCACCTCTGGTGTTCCGTACCCCATCGCCTCCGCCACCTTCGACGCCGCAGGACGCGCCACGCAGACCGTCACCCTCGGCACCGTCACCAATACGCTCACCTACGATGTCCGCAGCCGCCTCACCGGCATCACGGCCACCCGCGGTGGCGCCACGGTCTTTAGCGAATCCGTCGGCTATGCCCTAAACTCCCGCATCACCGACGCCACCTTCTTCCAACCCCTCCTCCCCACCGGGCAGCCTCTGGCGCACAAGTACGCCTATACCTACGACGCCACCGGGCGCCTCACAGGGGCGGACTACTTCTCCGGCACCTCTCCTGGCTCCCTGCAGAACACCACCACCCACGACCTCCAGGGCGTGAGCTACGACCGCGACGGCAACATCAAAACGCTCCAACGTCAGCGCTCCGGTCTCGAGAACTACACCTACAACTACACTGCGGGTTCTGGACGCCTCAACACCGTCACAGGCAGCGGACCCGCCGGAGGCATCTTCTTCTACGACCGCAACGGCGCGATGACCGGAGCAGAAGTCGGGCAAGACATCGCCTCCTACAGCATGGGCCGCAACGGACTACCCTTTCAAGTCACCAACGACGTAGGCACCACGCGTTACCTCTACGACGGCGTCGGCCAGCGCGTCTACGCCTCGGCCTCTGGCGGGCGGTACACCGTCCGAGGTGCCCACGGCGAGGACCTCGCGGAGTACACCGGCGCAGGCGCGCTCGTCTCCCACTCGCTCGGCGGCGGGCGGCGGGAGGCCTCTGGCGCGCGCGTGGCGTACGTCACGGACCACCTCGGAAGCGTCCGGCTCGCCGTCGATACCGTGGGGCAGACGCGAGCGGTGACGGACTACTACCCCTTCGGCCTCCAGATGCCCGGCCGCGTCTACGTCCAGGGGACGCCCACGAGGGAGGACTTCACCGGGCACGAGTTGGACCAGGAGACGAACCTCCACTACGCCGGGGCAAGGTACTACAGCGCGGCGCTCGGTCGCTTCACGTCCACGGACCCGCACGCCGCCAGCTATCCGGGGTGGAGCCCATATCACTACGCAGCCAACAATCCAGTCTCTGTCATTGACCCGGCTGGGACAGATTGGGTGTGTGCCACCGACGACGAAGGAGAATGTACCTCATACGAGTGGCGAGACGGCGTAGGCTCACAGGAGGATTTGGGCGGAAGCTGGGAGGAGACAGGTTATTCGTATATAGGTACTAGCGGAACATACACCACGTTTGGGGGGATTAGTGTTAGCCTGATTACAGTATATGGAGTGAATGGGGATCATGTGGCTGGTGATTGGCACTACACGGGAAGTGGGACCAAGATGCTGGCTGTGGCTCCCCTCTCGGAGCGGTATGCGGGCCAGAGTGGAGCGGTTGAAGAGGTAACGCTGGATCTGATTTTGCTGGCGGGGGCAATGCGGTCAGCATATACTCTAGGGACCGCTGCCACCCGGGGTATTTATGCCCGGATGACGGCAAGTAATACTTCGAACTCAACGCTGATCCAAACGACATTCGTTGGTAGGGCGACTCCATCACCTACGGGATATGTTCCCAACTCTACTTATATCAGAACTGTGGGTGATGAGGCAAATTGGGTAAGAAACAAATACTTTTATAATCAGAACGGGAACCAGATTGGCCGAGTTGACTTTGGTCAGAGAGCCGACCCGGCTGCGTTTCACAGATTTCCCGCTGGTGAGCCCTTCCGTGGGATGCATAATTCAATTCCTGAGTCGGCCCTCAAAGATTTGAGGATCTTCGATTTGCCGCCAGGTTTGGCTCGTCGCCCAAGCAGATTTTAA
- a CDS encoding MBL fold metallo-hydrolase: MTRRLLAVGDGLSMYASCGWAGLHVDCGSQSGGAFAASRWVNGCSAEERWRTDAFLITHYHTDHYNGWVYASDAGSVPPLPYLSTLYHPRLPTPGAVDLLRATFALFALGSGTGSMEIDLWHRVARLSRRPVVRVPLEQGRRVQTSAGELHVIWPPHHIQGALSETIEGAVRKFHDALDRHTRLRELYEATESVEAYADGDKAPVRNRDRIDPWEREGRPRRQHEPLDPDHYESLDDMLPDEELREVNRALRDAANSLGLAFVLDRRVLCLGDLEGRALTGALSYLVGEGLIDFDVIVAPHHGTKWNREMFKLRGNRVEVSVGDRLWPKVKPELGRIARSVHFTHMQGDLVWHG, from the coding sequence ATGACGCGACGCCTGCTGGCCGTCGGTGACGGCCTCTCGATGTACGCCTCTTGCGGGTGGGCGGGGCTCCACGTTGATTGCGGGTCCCAGTCGGGCGGCGCGTTCGCCGCCAGCCGGTGGGTGAACGGGTGCTCTGCGGAGGAACGATGGCGTACGGACGCGTTTCTCATTACGCACTACCACACCGACCACTACAACGGGTGGGTGTACGCGTCCGACGCGGGGAGCGTCCCTCCCCTCCCGTACCTCTCCACGCTGTACCACCCGCGGCTCCCGACGCCGGGAGCTGTCGACTTGCTCCGAGCGACGTTCGCCCTCTTCGCGCTGGGCTCCGGCACGGGAAGCATGGAGATCGACCTCTGGCACCGGGTGGCACGTCTGAGCCGGCGGCCTGTCGTGCGAGTACCCCTTGAGCAGGGACGGAGGGTACAGACGTCTGCCGGGGAACTCCATGTGATCTGGCCTCCCCACCATATCCAGGGGGCGCTCAGCGAGACCATCGAGGGCGCCGTTCGGAAGTTCCATGATGCCCTCGATCGGCACACCCGCCTCCGAGAGCTCTACGAGGCGACGGAGTCCGTGGAGGCCTACGCCGATGGTGACAAAGCTCCCGTACGAAACCGGGACCGAATCGACCCGTGGGAGCGAGAGGGACGGCCGAGGCGGCAGCATGAGCCGTTGGACCCAGACCACTACGAGAGCCTTGACGACATGCTCCCCGATGAGGAGCTGCGCGAGGTCAACCGCGCTCTCCGGGACGCCGCGAACTCCCTGGGGCTCGCGTTCGTGCTGGACCGCCGCGTACTTTGCCTGGGCGACCTCGAGGGGCGAGCGCTGACGGGGGCCCTCTCGTACCTCGTCGGTGAGGGCCTGATCGACTTCGACGTCATCGTCGCGCCCCACCACGGGACAAAGTGGAACCGGGAGATGTTCAAGTTGAGGGGCAACCGGGTTGAGGTTTCAGTAGGCGACCGCCTGTGGCCCAAGGTGAAGCCCGAGCTCGGCCGGATCGCACGATCCGTCCACTTCACCCACATGCAGGGCGACCTCGTCTGGCATGGCTGA
- a CDS encoding type II toxin-antitoxin system VapC family toxin, producing the protein MPLDRAASGEIDLVVAAHALAETYATLTALRPRLTPTAVLRLIEEGALQFAEVVPLGADDYRAVLDLLTALDLLTALDLLTALDLLTALDLLTALDLLTALDLLSGAVYDGLHVRAAEKAGVDELHTVNGRTPYPSSTVTLPRSCQGVRHPSLERLEQVPTPSDCYDRLAQPHRPKRTP; encoded by the coding sequence GTGCCCCTTGACCGCGCCGCCTCTGGCGAGATCGATCTCGTCGTCGCCGCGCACGCGCTCGCCGAGACCTACGCGACGCTCACGGCCCTGAGGCCCCGCCTCACGCCGACGGCCGTCCTCCGCCTGATTGAGGAGGGGGCGCTCCAGTTCGCCGAGGTCGTCCCGCTGGGCGCCGACGACTACCGCGCCGTGCTCGACCTGCTGACGGCCCTCGACCTGCTGACGGCCCTCGACCTGCTGACGGCCCTCGACCTGCTGACGGCCCTCGACCTGCTGACGGCCCTTGACCTGCTGACGGCCCTCGACCTGCTGAGCGGCGCCGTCTACGATGGCCTCCACGTCCGCGCGGCGGAGAAGGCCGGAGTCGACGAGCTCCACACCGTCAACGGCCGCACACCCTACCCAAGTTCGACGGTGACTCTCCCGAGGAGTTGCCAAGGTGTGCGACACCCCTCGCTAGAGCGTCTCGAACAGGTACCCACGCCCTCGGACTGTTACGACCGCCTCGCTCAACCCCACCGTCCGAAGCGCACGCCGTAA
- a CDS encoding helix-turn-helix transcriptional regulator yields the protein MPTVVHDTTFLTASMVADLVGISRQSLWRWKKAGLVPAGRRYRGRELFYTRDEVEAIYAHAHSLEPEDAAAHVDQLDLFSSRTP from the coding sequence GTGCCCACGGTCGTCCACGACACCACCTTTCTCACGGCCTCCATGGTCGCCGACCTCGTGGGCATCTCCCGCCAGTCGCTATGGCGCTGGAAGAAGGCTGGGCTCGTCCCCGCCGGTCGGCGCTACCGCGGTCGGGAGCTCTTCTACACCCGCGACGAGGTCGAGGCCATCTACGCGCACGCCCACAGCCTCGAGCCCGAGGACGCCGCCGCTCATGTTGACCAACTCGATCTTTTCTCCTCCCGCACCCCCTGA
- a CDS encoding tyrosine-type recombinase/integrase has protein sequence MNEPTLPVPALSPVEVASPRPGPNPATVYLARLAPGSRRTMRGALATVAAICVPDAAPPPAPEAFPWGSFRAEHAKAVRAALAERFKYTTVNKTLSALRGVLREAWELGLMETEHYHRAAAVRAVKGSSASAATGRSLARGELRALIEACLTPVSPRKGDAPIVTEKGQRDAALVALGYGCGLRRDELATLMVGNLDLVQRRVVVRGKGNKERVVPIPPGAFHALRDYLTVRVEGLVGARGEPSLLSPIYSDTPLFVRARRGGRLDRTAASLTGQAVYHVLKTRAEEAGVDSFSPHDLRRSYVGDLLDEGADLSVAQQLAGHASPTTTAGYDRRGERAKEQAASRLDVPYDG, from the coding sequence ATGAACGAGCCGACCCTTCCCGTCCCAGCCCTCTCGCCCGTCGAGGTCGCGAGCCCCCGGCCCGGTCCCAACCCGGCGACGGTCTACCTCGCGCGCTTGGCGCCCGGGTCCCGTCGGACCATGCGCGGCGCGCTCGCGACGGTCGCCGCGATCTGCGTGCCCGACGCTGCCCCGCCTCCGGCGCCAGAGGCGTTCCCGTGGGGGTCGTTCCGCGCCGAGCACGCCAAGGCCGTCCGCGCCGCGCTGGCGGAGCGGTTCAAGTACACGACGGTGAACAAGACGCTCTCCGCGCTACGAGGCGTGCTCCGCGAGGCGTGGGAGCTCGGGCTCATGGAGACCGAGCACTACCACCGGGCAGCGGCGGTCCGCGCGGTCAAAGGATCGTCGGCTTCGGCGGCCACAGGCCGGTCGCTCGCCCGAGGCGAGCTGCGCGCGCTCATCGAGGCGTGTCTTACACCGGTATCGCCTCGGAAGGGTGATGCTCCGATCGTGACCGAGAAAGGACAACGCGACGCGGCGCTCGTGGCGCTCGGCTACGGGTGCGGTCTGCGACGGGACGAGCTGGCGACGCTCATGGTGGGCAACCTCGACTTGGTGCAGCGGCGCGTCGTCGTGCGCGGAAAGGGCAACAAGGAGCGAGTCGTGCCAATCCCGCCGGGGGCGTTCCACGCGCTCCGGGACTACCTCACCGTCCGCGTTGAGGGGCTCGTCGGCGCCAGAGGCGAGCCCTCTCTTCTCTCACCTATATATAGCGACACCCCGCTCTTCGTCCGGGCGCGCCGTGGCGGCCGGCTCGACCGCACGGCCGCGTCGCTCACGGGGCAGGCGGTCTACCACGTGCTCAAGACGCGGGCGGAGGAGGCGGGTGTGGATTCATTCAGCCCGCATGACTTGCGGCGGAGCTACGTCGGCGACCTCTTAGACGAGGGCGCGGACCTGTCCGTCGCACAGCAGTTGGCCGGCCACGCGAGCCCGACGACGACGGCGGGGTACGACCGGCGGGGGGAGCGGGCAAAGGAGCAAGCGGCCTCACGGCTGGATGTGCCGTACGACGGATGA